The nucleotide sequence TCTAACTGTGTTTGTTGGGCTTCTTTGCGTAGCAGTTGATAAAATTGAGCCGGTGAAATATTTTTCACTCCGCGTGATTTGCCGAAATTGATCAGGTCATTATCTTCAGTCACCAAAAAAAGCTGCGCCGAATCCGCTTTTTGCCGAATAAATCGTTTAATAAGCGGATCTGCTTTTTCCGGAGCATGAGAATAATAAATGTGCAATCTTCTTTTTCTTTCGTACGGATTGCCCACAAATCCGACATCATCACCATCGAATATCAATGTGATTTCTATTTTTTTGGTCGCCAGATACGTCAGAATGCGCCGAATGAGCGCATTCCGCGCTTTTTCCAGACTCGTCTTCATGGCGGACCTTAGCTCGGGAATTTTATGAATCACATTGTATCCGTCAATCAGATAATGGGGATGCATGACATTTTCCTATTTTGTCGTCATTTCAAAGACACCATCCCAGTTCGATGGCGGCGGATTTTTTTCGAACAAATTGCAGCGACGAACAAATTCAGCTGCAGGCCCGTCGTCCGGATCGATTTGTAGCGATTTG is from Calditrichota bacterium and encodes:
- a CDS encoding NYN domain-containing protein — protein: MHPHYLIDGYNVIHKIPELRSAMKTSLEKARNALIRRILTYLATKKIEITLIFDGDDVGFVGNPYERKRRLHIYYSHAPEKADPLIKRFIRQKADSAQLFLVTEDNDLINFGKSRGVKNISPAQFYQLLRKEAQQTQLDQKFDKPMTEEDLATWLKIFGEGED